The following is a genomic window from Staphylococcus saccharolyticus.
TTTAAATGCCCACCAAGTACACTGTTTTTTATTATAGTAATTGTATGAAGCAGCATGTGATACGTGTGTTTGTTCTAAAGTTTGATATGTTAAAGTTCCAGTGAACATAATTACAGTAGCGATAATCATACGTGATAATAATTTTTTAAGTTCCATTTCTTTCTCCCAAAAAATTTATTTTTTAATAACCGTATTTATAATAATCTTTAAAAATACGTAATACAACATAAGAAATGGATTAAAAAACTAAATGTAACGTCACTGAAATATTTACATAGATTTTGTAATATAGTTAATATTGTATAAAACTTATAAATAAAAAATGACGCCCGAATGGACGCCGTACGAGATGATAAACTCCATGTATATAAGTATGCGTTAATGTTAAAATCATGTAATAACACTAATTTATACGTTGGTGAATTGGTTGAAAACGGATAGTGCGCGTTTAATACTCGCTACTTGTATGTTTTCAGGACATGGATGATTTCGAAAATATGTCAATATTTCATTTTGGCTCTTCACTTCTCTAGGAAAATTGATATCTTGATTAATCCAAGCAACCAATTCACCTAATGGTGTGTCATCACCAAGGAAATTTTGCATAAATTCGTAAAAGCTCACTCTCTCACCTCAAAATTTTTATGAGCTGAAAATTATTGTAACATATTTTCAATTTTTAAAATACTTGTAAATGCAGAAAAAATAAATTATATTCTAAAAATTTATTAATCGTAAAAAGGTCAATCTTATTGTATAATTAAATATACTTTAACGATAACTATGACACAAATTGGGAGGGATATGCATGGATATTAAACATATGAAATACTTTGTTGAGGTTGTAAAACAAGGTGGTATGACAAATGCTTCTAAGTCTTTGTATATAGCACAACCTACAATTAGTAAAGCAATTAAAGATATTGAAGCAGAAATGGCTGTCTCTTTATTCGATCGAAGTAAAAGAAATTTAGTTCTTACGGATGCTGGGAAAATCTTTTTTAATAAGTGTAAAGAAATTATTGCACTTTATGGTAATTTACCTACCGAAATCAATAGTCTTTACGGTTTAGAAACGGGTCATATTAACATTAGTATGTCAGCAGTGATGAGTATGAGTAAATTTATAGGAGTATTAGGTGATTTCCATAAACTTTATCCAAATATTACGTATAACCTTATTGAGAGTGGCGGTAAAACAACAGAAAACCTTATTTTAAATGATGAAGTTGATATAGGTGTGACTACATTGCCTGTCGACCATCAGCAATTTGAATGTATATCATTAAATAAAGAAGAACTTATTGTTGTTTTAAACCAGGAGCATCCACTTGCAAAAAAATCTTCTGTTAAAATGGAAGAATTGGCCGATGAAAACTTCATTTTATTCAATGAAGATTTTTATCTTAATGATAAAATTATTGAAAATGCCAAAAATGCTGGTTTCGTTCCCAATATGGTATCTCAAATTTCGCAATGGAACGTTATTGAGAACCTCATCAGTAATCAATTAGGTGTGTCTATATTGCCAACTACTATTGCACAATTATTAAATGAAGATGTGAAAATCGTGCGTTTAGAGAACACACACACAACGTGGGAGCTTGGAGTGGTTTGGAAAAAAGATAAACGTCTTAGTTATGCTACGAATAAATGGATAGAGTTTCTTAAAGAAAGATTATTTAAAGAACAATAAGATTTAAGAAACTGATTGATAAAGTTAACTGAAAAAACTCTTTTCGGGTTTATAACTTCCCATTTTTTAGCTTTCGGATAAAGCATCTTTAGATTGTGCTAAGTTTAAATAATTTTTCAAAAAGTTTAACATGTAGTTAAAATAGTTTGTGTAAACTGTTGATTGTCTGATGACGATTAACAGTTTTTTTAGTTTAAATTGTTAACGTTTACATAGATATAAGTAATAGAAAATATTCTGAATAAATATTTTTAATATATAATAGCGAAAATTATAATGGAAAGTATAACTGAAAAAATTAGTAACAATTTGGACACATTTTCTAGAAAGGGATGATGTTGATGGAGAAAGTTAAATTTATAATCAAACTCATACTTCAACTTGCACTTATTATGCTAATCACTTTTATAGGTACAGAAGTGCAGAAGATACTACACATCCCATTAGCGGGGAGCATTGTTGGTTTAATTCTATTCTTCCTACTTTTACAGTTTAAGATTATTCCAGAAAAATGGATTAATGTTGGTGCAGACTTCTTACTTAAAACAATGGTATTTTTCTTTATTCCATCTGTTGTAGGAATCATGGATGTCGTTTCTAATATCACTTTAAATTACATTCTATTTTTTATTGTCATTATTATAGGTACATGCTTAGTTGCACTATCATCTGGATTTATTGCTGAAAAAATGGTAGGAAAAAGTAATTCTAATAAAGGAACTGATCAATCATGAACGAATATTTACAAGCAGTTCTAATGATTTTATTAACAGTCGTACTATATTATGTTTCTAAGAAACTTCAAGATAAATATAACAATCCACTATTAAATCCAGCGCTTATTGCTTCGGTTGGAATTATTATCGTTTTATTGGTTTGCGGAGTCAGTTATAAGGGGTATATGAAAGGTGGCACTTGGATTAATCACGTATTAAACGCGACTGTCGTATGTCTTGCATATCCTTTATATGAGAATAAAAAGAAAATAAAGAAATATCTCTCTGTAATTTTTGCAAGCGTGTTGACTGGTGTAGTACTTAATTTTGTGTTAGTATTTACAACGTTGAAAATCTTTGGTTATTCTAAAGACACGATTGTTACCCTGTTACCAAGATCAATTACAGCAGCAGTAGGAATAGAAGTTTCTCAAAAATTGGGAGGAACAGACACAATTACTGTGCTCTTTATCATAACTACAGGATTGATCGGCAGTATTCTAGGTTCTATGCTTTTACGTATGGGAGGATTTAAATCTTCTATTGCGAGGGGACTAACTTATGGGAACGCGTCTCACGCTTTTGGTACTGCTAAAGCATTAGAACTAGATATAGAATCAGGAGCGTTTAGTTCAATTGGTATGATTTTAACAGCAGTGATTAGCTCTGTCCTTATACCAATACTGATTTTATTGTTTTACTAAAGGGAAAGATTTACTCATATTAATAGAAAGGGAGGCTATTTGTTAAAATGGCACAAATTAAAGCAAACGAAGCATTAGTTAAAGCACTACAAGCTTGGGATATCGATCATTTATATGGTATTCCTGGTGACTCAGTAGATGCTGTTGTTGATAGCTTACGTACTGTAAGAGATCAATTTAAGTTTTATCATGTACGTCACGAAGAAGTGGCAAGTTTAGCTGCTGCTAGTTATACTAAGATGACAGGTAAAATTGGGGTTGCATTAAGTATCGGAGGTCCTGGTATTGTACACTTATTAAATGGTATGTATGATGCTAAAATGGATAATGTTCCTCAACTTATCATTGCTGGTCAAACAAATAGTACTTTATTAGGCATTAAATTCTTCCAAGAAACGAATATATCTAAAATGGTTGATGATGTAGCTGTATATCGCCACCAAGTTCAAAAAGGTGATAATGTATTTGAAATTACTAATGAAGCTATTCGTACTGCATATGAGAAAAAAGGTGTCTCAGTAATCATTTGTCCAAATGATTTATTAACTCAAAAAATTAAAGACACTACAAAACGTGCAGTAGATACAACTAAACCAAAACCAGCTTCACCTAAGTTCAAAAGTATTAAAAAAGCAGCTAAATTAATCGATAAAGCTAAGAAGCCAGTAATGCTAATTGGTTTAGGTACACAAAATGCTAAAGATGAATTGCGTGAATTTATTGAAGCGGCTAAAATTCCAGTTATTCACACGTTACCAGCAAAAACAATCTTACCAGATGATCATCCTTATAATATTGGTAATCTAGGTAAAATTGGTACTAAGACATCTTACCAAACAATTCAAGATGCGGATCTGTTAATTATGGCAGGTACAAACTACCCTTATGTCAACTATTTACCTAAGAAGAATATTAAAGCTATCCAAATGGATACTAATGAAGAAAATATTGGTGCACGTTTTAAAATCAATGTTGGCATTTTGGGAGATAGTAAAGTTGCCTTCCATCAACTAACTGAAAATATTAAACATGTAGCGAAACGTCCATTCTTAGATAAAACGTTAGAACGTAAAGCTGTTTGGGATAAATGGATGACACAAGATTTAAATAATAATAAATCACCATTACGTCCAGAACGTTTGATGAAAGCAATCAATGATAACTTGAAAGATGACGCTATTATCTCTGCAGATGTAGGTACATCTACAGTTTGGTCTACACGCTATCTTAACCTTTCAGTTAATAATAAGTTTATTATTTCAAGCTGGTTAGGTACAATGGGCTGTGGTTTACCAGGTGCAATGGCAGCTAAAATTGCATATCCTAAACGTCAGGCTGTGGCAATCACAGGTGACGGTGCATTCCAAATGGTAATGCAAGATTTCGCAACAGCTGTACAATATGATTTACCAATGACCATCTTTGTGTTAAATAATAAACAGTTATCATTCATTAAATATGAACAACAAGCCGCTGGTGAATTAGAATACGCAATTGATTTCTCTGATATGGATCACGCTAAATTCGCTGAAGCTGTTGGTGGTAAAGGTTATGTTGTTAGAGACGCTAGTCGTCTAGATGACATTGTTGAAGAAGCTATGGCTCAAGATGTACCAACAATTGTAGATGTACATGTAGATCCAAACGCTGCACCATTACCAGGTAAAATCGTTAATGAAGAAGCATTTGGCTATAGTAAATGGGCTTATAGATCAATCACTGAAGATAAAAATTTAGACTTTGATCAGATCCCACCAATCTCTGTAGCTGCAAAACGCTTCTTATAATAGGTGCTTTCTTTAAGAATTCGATTAAAATGTCGAGTTCTTTTTTGAAATTGTTCTTGTAAACGCTTTATTAAACATGTATACTATATGTGAATCAAATAGATTGCGTGTTACTGATTATGCAGGCATGAGCAAATAAGAATTACCAATCTTTCTTGTAATGAAAGCAGTGGTCTTATTTGTTCATGTCTTTTTCTATAACAACATGCATGAATTTTAGTTAGAGAGGATTGAATTGATATGTTTAAGAAGCTATTTGGTCAATTGCAACGTATTGGTAAAGCATTGATGTTACCCGTTGCGATTTTACCAGCAGCTGGTTTACTTTTAGCAATTGGGACAGCTTTCCAAGGTGAATCGTTGCAGCATTATTTACCATTTATTAAAAATGATGTCGTTCAACAAGTCGCTAACATGATGACAGGTGCAGGTGGAATTATCTTTGATAACTTACCTATCATCTTTGCATTAGGTGTAGCAATAGGACTTGCTGGTGGGGATGGCGTTGCAGCAATTGCAGCTTTTGTCGGCTTTATTATTTTAAATAAAACGATGGGAGCATTTTTACACGTAACTCCTGGACAATTATCAGATCCATCTAAGGGATATGCTAAAGTTCTTGGTATATCGACACTACAAACTGGTGTCTTTGGCGGTATTATTATCGGGGCTCTCGCCGCCTGGTGTTATAACAAGTTTTACAACATTTCTCTACCATCATACTTAGGTTTTTTCGCAGGTAAACGATTTGTACCGATTATGATGGCGACAACTTCGTTCATTTTAGCTTTCCCGATGGCAATCATCTGGCCATTTATTCAAAATGGATTAAATGCATTTAGTGAAGGATTATTAGACTCTAATACAGGTTTAGCGGTATTTTCATTCGGCTTTATTAAACGTCTATTAATACCATTTGGCTTACATCATATTTTCCATGCACCATTCTGGTTTGAGTTTGGTTCTTGGAAAAGTGCAGCAGGAGAAATTATTCGTGGTGACCAACGTATCTTTATCGAACAAATACGTGAAGGTGCACATTTAACATCTGGTAAATTCATGCAAGGTGAGTTTCCTGTCATGATGTTCGGTTTACCTGCAGCAGCATTAGCAATTTATCATACTGCTAAACCTGAAAATAAAAAAGTAGTTGCGGGTTTAATGCTTTCTGCAGCATTAACATCATTTTTAACTGGTATTACTGAACCTTTAGAATTCTCATTTTTATTCGTAGCACCATTACTATTCTTTATCCACGCTATACTTGATGGTTTATCATTCTTAACATTGTATTTATTGCATGTACATCTAGGTTATACTTTCTCAGGTGGATTCATAGATTATGTCCTATTGGGTATTTTACCGAATAAGACATCATGGTGGCTGGTCATTCCAGTAGGTTTAGTTTACGCGGTAATCTATTACTTTGCTTTCAGATACCTTATTGTTAAATTTAACTTTAAGACTCCAGGACGTGAAGATAAGCAGGCGACAGTTACCAACACGTCTGCGAGTCAATTACCATTCGATGTGTTAAAAGCAATGGGCGGCAAAGAAAATATCAAACATTTAGATGCATGTATTACACGCTTAAGAGTGGAAGTGAATGAAAAATCTAAAGTAGATGTCGCAGGACTTAAAGCTTTAGGTGCTTCAGGAGTACTTGAAGTTGGAAATAATATGCAAGCCATCTTTGGACCTAAATCTGATCAAATTAAGCATGATATGGCTAAAATTATGAGTGGTGAAATAACTAAACCAAGCGAAACAACCGTTACTGAAGAAACTTCAGATGCGCCTGTACATGTTGAAGATATTATTGAAACTGAAATCTACGCACCAGGTACTGGAGAAATTATTCCACTATCAGATGTTCCAGATAAAGTATTTTCTGAAAAAATGATAGGTGATGGTGTAGGATTTATACCTGAAACTGGTGAAATCGTAGCACCATTTGATGGTACAGTTAAAACGATATTCCCAACTAAACATGCTATTGGTTTAGAATCAGATACGGGAGTCGAAGTTTTAATTCATATTGGTATTGATACAGTTAAACTAAATGGGGAAGGTTTCGAAAGTTTAGTTAATGCTGATGAACCTGTAACCCAAGGTCAACCATTAATGAAGGTTGATTTAGCTTACTTGAAAGAGAACGCTCCAAGTGTAATTACCCCAGTCATTATTACAAATCTAGGAGATAAAATTTTAACGATTGAAGATGTTAAACAAGTGGATCTTGAAAAATCTATTATGAAAATTAAATAACGATTTAAATCAAAGCATTTAAATTAATCTTGAATGGAGATGTTTATTAGTGATGGTAAATTATCTCCATTTTTATTATACATATGAGATTTTGTTGTGAAAGAAGATGACTGTTGAGTTGACAATAAAGTTAATTATCGGCAATGTTGATGTTAGAATAAATATCTTAGAGTAGGAGGGGCAATGAGGTAATATGGATAACTTGAAGCAAGATAAACGTTCTAGAAGAAGGGCTAAAGGTAACAAATTTTTAAATATATTGATGTTTATCGGTATGATTGTATTGATACAAATACCCCTTGCCATTTCACTTTTAGCATTGTCTTTTTCAACTCAATTAAGGAACTTAACAACCATTGCGGTAAGTATGTTGATATTAGGGATAGTATTATTAATTATTTGGCTCGTTAGAGGTTACTATTTAAATCATACATATGAAGATCCACATCAAAGAATAAGAGGTAAAGATATTTTAATTAATATAGGGTTTTTCTTATTAGCAACTGCTTTTAGTATTGGGGGTAGTATTTTAATGCTCACATTTACTGGAAGTGATAGTACTGCAAATGAGAAGAATATTGATGAAAGCTTAAGTGTATTCATGCAAAAAGATCATTTACCACATATCTCAATCGCTATCACAGTTGTTTTAATGATATGCGTTATTGGACCTTATCTTGAGGAGCTACTCTTCCGAGGTATATTTAAAGAAACCTTATTTATGAAATGCCGATTCTGGTTACCATTGATTCTTTCGTCTCTGGTTTTTAGTTCTCAACATTTATCAACAAATATTTTTTCATATGCATTATACTTTTTCATGGGATGTGCATTATATCTAGCTTATGATAGGAGACGGAATATTAAAGATAGTATGATGGTTCATATGCTCAACAACTCTGTTTCAACACTTCCGGTATTTATAGGATATTTGTGGTTATATTTTAGATAATATATTTAAATATTAAATATGAAGACCTGATTGGAAGACAATAGTCTTTTCAATCAGGTCATTTTTTATATTAAACTGTAATATCGTTTTCGATGATTAATTTGATGGCCTTGTGATCCGTAGCATTTCTAAATAAATCATAAGCATTTTCTATGTCGCTTAGTTTACTATAATGTGTAACGAGCTGTTCAGGTTGGATGATTTTACTTTTAAGTGCTTCAAGTAACTCTTCAGTTGTATTAGCAGACACTAAACCAGTAGTTACATTAATGTTTTTAATCCATAGTTTGTCGATATCAAATTGCACTGGTAATCCATGTACACCAACATTTGCAATGGTACCATCTACACCGATTAAGTTTTGACATAAATCAAATGTTTGCGGAATACCTACAGCTTCAATTGCAACATCGACACCGCGATGATTTAATTCTTTGACTTTTTGGATGGCTACTTCAGGATTTTTAGAATTAACAACATGTGTTGCTCCAAGTTCTTTGGCATTTTTTAGGCGATTATTATCTAAATCAATCATAATAATTTTTGAAGGTGAATAAAATTGAGCTGTTAATAACGCCGCTAAACCAACTGGACCAGCACCTACGATGGCAACAGTACATCCAGGTTTAACTTTACCTTTCAATACTCCAATTTCATAACCAGTTGGAAGTATATCTGACAGCATCACAAGGGCATCATCTTGTAAGCTAGATGGAGCGTGATATAAGGAATTATCGGCAAATGGTACTTTTACATACTCTGCTTGTGTTCCATTAATGAGGTGACCTAATATCCAACCGCCACCGTTTTCACAGTGTGCATAAATACCTTTTTTACAATAATAGCATTTGCCACATG
Proteins encoded in this region:
- a CDS encoding sterile alpha motif-like domain-containing protein produces the protein MSFYEFMQNFLGDDTPLGELVAWINQDINFPREVKSQNEILTYFRNHPCPENIQVASIKRALSVFNQFTNV
- the cidR gene encoding cidABC operon transcriptional activator CidR, whose amino-acid sequence is MDIKHMKYFVEVVKQGGMTNASKSLYIAQPTISKAIKDIEAEMAVSLFDRSKRNLVLTDAGKIFFNKCKEIIALYGNLPTEINSLYGLETGHINISMSAVMSMSKFIGVLGDFHKLYPNITYNLIESGGKTTENLILNDEVDIGVTTLPVDHQQFECISLNKEELIVVLNQEHPLAKKSSVKMEELADENFILFNEDFYLNDKIIENAKNAGFVPNMVSQISQWNVIENLISNQLGVSILPTTIAQLLNEDVKIVRLENTHTTWELGVVWKKDKRLSYATNKWIEFLKERLFKEQ
- a CDS encoding CidA/LrgA family protein: MEKVKFIIKLILQLALIMLITFIGTEVQKILHIPLAGSIVGLILFFLLLQFKIIPEKWINVGADFLLKTMVFFFIPSVVGIMDVVSNITLNYILFFIVIIIGTCLVALSSGFIAEKMVGKSNSNKGTDQS
- a CDS encoding LrgB family protein, with translation MNEYLQAVLMILLTVVLYYVSKKLQDKYNNPLLNPALIASVGIIIVLLVCGVSYKGYMKGGTWINHVLNATVVCLAYPLYENKKKIKKYLSVIFASVLTGVVLNFVLVFTTLKIFGYSKDTIVTLLPRSITAAVGIEVSQKLGGTDTITVLFIITTGLIGSILGSMLLRMGGFKSSIARGLTYGNASHAFGTAKALELDIESGAFSSIGMILTAVISSVLIPILILLFY
- a CDS encoding pyruvate oxidase, whose amino-acid sequence is MAQIKANEALVKALQAWDIDHLYGIPGDSVDAVVDSLRTVRDQFKFYHVRHEEVASLAAASYTKMTGKIGVALSIGGPGIVHLLNGMYDAKMDNVPQLIIAGQTNSTLLGIKFFQETNISKMVDDVAVYRHQVQKGDNVFEITNEAIRTAYEKKGVSVIICPNDLLTQKIKDTTKRAVDTTKPKPASPKFKSIKKAAKLIDKAKKPVMLIGLGTQNAKDELREFIEAAKIPVIHTLPAKTILPDDHPYNIGNLGKIGTKTSYQTIQDADLLIMAGTNYPYVNYLPKKNIKAIQMDTNEENIGARFKINVGILGDSKVAFHQLTENIKHVAKRPFLDKTLERKAVWDKWMTQDLNNNKSPLRPERLMKAINDNLKDDAIISADVGTSTVWSTRYLNLSVNNKFIISSWLGTMGCGLPGAMAAKIAYPKRQAVAITGDGAFQMVMQDFATAVQYDLPMTIFVLNNKQLSFIKYEQQAAGELEYAIDFSDMDHAKFAEAVGGKGYVVRDASRLDDIVEEAMAQDVPTIVDVHVDPNAAPLPGKIVNEEAFGYSKWAYRSITEDKNLDFDQIPPISVAAKRFL
- the ptsG gene encoding glucose-specific PTS transporter subunit IIBC, giving the protein MFKKLFGQLQRIGKALMLPVAILPAAGLLLAIGTAFQGESLQHYLPFIKNDVVQQVANMMTGAGGIIFDNLPIIFALGVAIGLAGGDGVAAIAAFVGFIILNKTMGAFLHVTPGQLSDPSKGYAKVLGISTLQTGVFGGIIIGALAAWCYNKFYNISLPSYLGFFAGKRFVPIMMATTSFILAFPMAIIWPFIQNGLNAFSEGLLDSNTGLAVFSFGFIKRLLIPFGLHHIFHAPFWFEFGSWKSAAGEIIRGDQRIFIEQIREGAHLTSGKFMQGEFPVMMFGLPAAALAIYHTAKPENKKVVAGLMLSAALTSFLTGITEPLEFSFLFVAPLLFFIHAILDGLSFLTLYLLHVHLGYTFSGGFIDYVLLGILPNKTSWWLVIPVGLVYAVIYYFAFRYLIVKFNFKTPGREDKQATVTNTSASQLPFDVLKAMGGKENIKHLDACITRLRVEVNEKSKVDVAGLKALGASGVLEVGNNMQAIFGPKSDQIKHDMAKIMSGEITKPSETTVTEETSDAPVHVEDIIETEIYAPGTGEIIPLSDVPDKVFSEKMIGDGVGFIPETGEIVAPFDGTVKTIFPTKHAIGLESDTGVEVLIHIGIDTVKLNGEGFESLVNADEPVTQGQPLMKVDLAYLKENAPSVITPVIITNLGDKILTIEDVKQVDLEKSIMKIK
- a CDS encoding CPBP family intramembrane glutamic endopeptidase, whose translation is MDNLKQDKRSRRRAKGNKFLNILMFIGMIVLIQIPLAISLLALSFSTQLRNLTTIAVSMLILGIVLLIIWLVRGYYLNHTYEDPHQRIRGKDILINIGFFLLATAFSIGGSILMLTFTGSDSTANEKNIDESLSVFMQKDHLPHISIAITVVLMICVIGPYLEELLFRGIFKETLFMKCRFWLPLILSSLVFSSQHLSTNIFSYALYFFMGCALYLAYDRRRNIKDSMMVHMLNNSVSTLPVFIGYLWLYFR
- a CDS encoding zinc-dependent alcohol dehydrogenase family protein; its protein translation is MKAYEYLKPGYAQLTDKEKPTIVDSTDVVIRMVKTTICGTDLHIIKGDTPEVKEHTTLGHEGIGIVEEVGDNVNNFKVGDKVIVSCISSCGKCYYCKKGIYAHCENGGGWILGHLINGTQAEYVKVPFADNSLYHAPSSLQDDALVMLSDILPTGYEIGVLKGKVKPGCTVAIVGAGPVGLAALLTAQFYSPSKIIMIDLDNNRLKNAKELGATHVVNSKNPEVAIQKVKELNHRGVDVAIEAVGIPQTFDLCQNLIGVDGTIANVGVHGLPVQFDIDKLWIKNINVTTGLVSANTTEELLEALKSKIIQPEQLVTHYSKLSDIENAYDLFRNATDHKAIKLIIENDITV